A single region of the Lactobacillus isalae genome encodes:
- a CDS encoding Rpn family recombination-promoting nuclease/putative transposase: MVKKIEPWFGFTEDKVFGMVMENKEFCKYLLEIIIPDLKIKKIDWLDKQVEINNLKRKNEAKEVRLDVLVTDHEGRVFNIEMQTTDQDEIGRRMRYYLSRLDLRYTLNKGKTYRNLKDAYIIFLCNFKPKKDDKFYESYHNLL, from the coding sequence ATGGTAAAGAAAATCGAGCCCTGGTTTGGGTTCACAGAAGATAAGGTCTTTGGAATGGTGATGGAAAATAAAGAATTCTGCAAGTATTTGCTAGAAATCATCATTCCAGATTTGAAAATTAAAAAAATCGATTGGTTAGACAAGCAGGTCGAGATTAATAATCTTAAGCGCAAGAACGAAGCTAAAGAAGTTAGACTTGATGTATTAGTCACAGACCATGAAGGACGCGTGTTTAATATCGAAATGCAAACAACGGATCAGGACGAGATTGGTAGACGAATGCGTTACTACCTTTCCAGACTTGATTTACGTTATACTTTAAATAAAGGAAAAACCTATCGAAATTTGAAAGACGCCTATATTATTTTTCTCTGCAATTTCAAACCTAAGAAAGACGATAAATTTTATGAGTCGTACCATAACTTACTCTGA
- a CDS encoding APC family permease produces the protein MDELNDLNPNKKFISWQTLFLMALCTVIGLDDIMFNFQNQGMAVIFSWIVMVLFYVIPYSLMVGQLGSAFSTEGGGLSSWVRGTDGEFLGYFTAWTYWAASIPYAVDSANEVIVDLGWALTGSEKFQDQIPNSLFALLTFVTFIVFIIVEHHFSNSMEFLSTIGGGLMVIMTILFVVLAFVGLVKSGGHMATTNFTWRDIFPKFDWHYFSTIAMLIYAMNGAELVAPYVTKMKRPQYDFPKAMIALAAMTAFLTILGSFALGIYFNANHMPNDLKMNGAYYAFKMIGHQYGWGDFLLYFWAWTSFFFNCALLAVLLDAMTRMLISDTGDRYMPKFLRKKDKNGLPINGYILTVALSSFIMILGIFLPDMNDIFNWLLNLNAIVSPGVTCWIFYSFMRVRKDSKKFPSKYVFIKNDKIAYAVGLILLLVTAIATIMGITPQDVPEGSNIWWYELIINIVAVIVLIGLGTILPGIRKREVEYGIAFDKVQWISMISIIIVSIVLGLYLGGLKHLAARGIYIAVEGVLSLLIVWLIGRRKPNLANGFKAEED, from the coding sequence GTGGATGAATTAAATGATTTAAACCCTAATAAGAAATTTATTTCTTGGCAGACTTTATTTTTGATGGCGCTCTGTACTGTTATCGGCTTAGACGATATCATGTTCAATTTTCAAAACCAAGGAATGGCAGTTATATTTTCCTGGATTGTAATGGTTTTATTCTATGTCATTCCTTACTCTTTAATGGTTGGACAATTAGGTTCTGCCTTTAGTACAGAAGGCGGAGGGCTTTCTTCATGGGTACGTGGAACTGATGGTGAATTTCTTGGATATTTCACTGCTTGGACTTATTGGGCAGCTTCAATTCCTTATGCTGTTGATTCAGCTAATGAAGTTATCGTTGACTTAGGTTGGGCTCTTACTGGATCAGAAAAATTTCAAGATCAAATCCCCAACTCTTTATTTGCCCTACTAACCTTTGTAACTTTTATTGTCTTCATTATTGTTGAACACCATTTTTCAAATTCAATGGAATTTTTATCAACAATTGGTGGCGGCTTAATGGTAATTATGACCATTCTTTTTGTTGTTCTTGCCTTTGTCGGCTTAGTAAAATCAGGTGGTCATATGGCAACAACCAATTTCACTTGGAGAGACATTTTCCCTAAGTTTGACTGGCACTATTTCTCAACGATTGCCATGTTAATTTATGCTATGAATGGTGCTGAGTTAGTTGCGCCATATGTAACTAAGATGAAAAGACCACAGTACGACTTCCCGAAAGCAATGATTGCTCTAGCAGCAATGACTGCATTTTTAACAATTTTGGGCTCATTTGCACTTGGAATCTACTTTAATGCCAACCATATGCCTAATGACTTAAAGATGAATGGTGCTTACTATGCCTTTAAGATGATTGGCCACCAATATGGTTGGGGAGACTTCCTTCTTTACTTCTGGGCTTGGACATCCTTCTTCTTCAACTGTGCTTTGCTAGCAGTTTTACTCGATGCCATGACTAGAATGCTTATCTCTGATACTGGGGATCGCTACATGCCTAAATTCCTTCGTAAAAAGGATAAGAATGGTTTACCAATTAATGGATATATATTAACTGTAGCTTTATCATCATTCATTATGATCTTAGGTATCTTTTTGCCTGACATGAACGATATTTTTAACTGGTTGCTTAACTTAAACGCAATCGTTTCACCAGGTGTTACCTGTTGGATCTTCTACTCATTTATGCGAGTTAGAAAAGATTCCAAAAAATTCCCTTCAAAATATGTCTTTATTAAAAACGACAAAATTGCCTATGCTGTCGGACTAATTCTCCTTCTTGTTACTGCGATAGCAACAATTATGGGAATTACACCACAAGATGTACCTGAGGGTAGCAACATTTGGTGGTATGAATTAATTATCAACATTGTTGCAGTAATCGTTTTGATTGGTTTAGGTACAATCTTACCTGGAATAAGAAAACGTGAAGTTGAATACGGGATTGCCTTTGATAAAGTGCAATGGATTTCAATGATTTCAATCATTATCGTTTCTATTGTATTAGGTCTCTACCTTGGTGGATTAAAACATCTAGCTGCACGAGGAATCTACATTGCTGTTGAAGGTGTACTTAGTTTACTAATTGTTTGGCTAATTGGTAGAAGAAAGCCCAACCTTGCTAATGGTTTTAAGGCTGAAGAAGATTAA
- a CDS encoding MFS transporter, with protein sequence MTTKKDKPIWKKNLYVLSIAVFIAGIAFSEIMPFLPLYIDTLGHFTHQQLNFWSGFIFSGVYFVSALISPWWGKLADKKGRKLMILRASLGMAIVLGSMGLVTNVWQLFFLRMLQGVFAGFVSNSNALIATETPKEKSGQALGTMASSFTAGNLLGPFLGGALASAFSYRITFFITGGLLLISFLLSLFFVHEDGFKPITEKKLDKASGVIATLRSPALILGLLLTTLIIQAANNSINPIVSLYVKQLMNGNGNVVFVSGVIAALPGIATFLAASRFGALGDKIGTHKIIIGGFIGATILFFLTAFVHNTIQLGILRFLVGFTDACLFPQVQTLLTKNSPTAVTGRIFSWNQSAMYIGNILGPLLGSFIAGISSYSMVFIVTAGIVVLNLILFNFNVVKNLAK encoded by the coding sequence ATGACAACAAAAAAAGATAAACCAATTTGGAAAAAGAATCTTTATGTCCTTTCAATTGCAGTTTTTATTGCGGGAATTGCATTTTCAGAAATTATGCCTTTTTTACCACTTTATATTGATACTCTCGGACATTTTACTCATCAACAACTCAACTTTTGGTCTGGATTCATTTTTTCAGGGGTATATTTTGTCTCAGCACTTATTTCACCCTGGTGGGGAAAATTAGCCGACAAAAAAGGGCGAAAACTAATGATTCTGCGAGCTTCTCTAGGAATGGCAATTGTTCTTGGAAGTATGGGATTAGTTACCAACGTCTGGCAACTATTCTTCCTAAGAATGCTACAAGGAGTTTTTGCTGGTTTTGTTTCAAATTCAAATGCTCTAATTGCTACAGAAACTCCAAAAGAAAAATCCGGTCAAGCCTTAGGAACCATGGCCTCATCTTTTACTGCGGGAAATTTACTTGGACCATTCTTAGGCGGAGCTTTAGCTTCTGCATTTAGTTACCGTATTACTTTCTTTATCACTGGTGGTTTATTATTAATCTCCTTCCTTCTTTCTCTATTCTTTGTTCATGAAGATGGCTTTAAGCCAATAACCGAAAAGAAACTTGATAAGGCTAGTGGCGTTATTGCAACTCTTCGCTCTCCGGCTCTGATCTTGGGTCTACTATTAACAACCTTAATTATTCAAGCAGCCAATAATTCAATTAATCCGATTGTTTCTCTATACGTTAAGCAATTAATGAATGGAAATGGTAATGTTGTTTTTGTTTCTGGAGTTATCGCAGCTCTCCCTGGCATTGCTACTTTCTTAGCAGCTTCTAGATTTGGAGCTTTAGGCGATAAAATTGGTACTCATAAGATTATTATTGGTGGTTTTATCGGAGCAACGATTCTTTTCTTTTTAACAGCTTTTGTTCATAACACTATTCAGCTCGGTATTTTAAGATTTTTAGTAGGATTCACTGATGCTTGTCTTTTCCCACAAGTACAAACTTTACTAACTAAAAACTCCCCAACGGCCGTTACAGGAAGAATTTTTTCATGGAATCAAAGTGCAATGTATATTGGCAACATTCTGGGTCCTCTGCTTGGTTCATTTATTGCTGGTATTTCAAGTTATAGCATGGTATTTATTGTCACAGCAGGTATTGTGGTCTTAAATTTGATTTTGTTCAATTTTAATGTTGTTAAAAATCTGGCAAAATAA